The following proteins are encoded in a genomic region of Rhizobium sp. ZPR4:
- a CDS encoding NAD(P)-binding domain-containing protein: MGWLFVEAGNTNGIADIALAGIGLKPDDGVASGVEDRSLFEELHMADEETVIIGAGPAGLACAAALRSRGCRSLILEATNSLGASWRQHYDRLHLHTDKSYSALPGRPMPAGFPRYPSRLQVIEYLESYARANNLRILTDKAVARVAKKTDWIVETTEGDVFEARAVVIATGLSKAPVRPHWTGQNNFPGNIIHSSEYRNASALGAGRILIVGFGNSAGEIALECAEAGLDVAMSVRGPVNVVPREILGVPSATIAILQQRFPYRMVDAVNAPFLHLRYHDIEKLGLKRSQKGPVTTMIEQGRTPLIDIGTIAKIRDGRIKMFPGIEMSDGANVLFANDRSAEFDAIVLATGYRPSLETLLPDLADRLSNGGKPARDELQPGKDNLYFCGFNPATTGLLRQIGIEALQIAKSIAATARAQIVSSGRS; the protein is encoded by the coding sequence ATGGGATGGCTCTTCGTCGAAGCCGGCAATACCAATGGCATCGCAGACATCGCGCTTGCCGGTATAGGCTTGAAGCCCGATGATGGTGTAGCCTCAGGTGTTGAAGACAGGAGCTTATTTGAGGAATTGCACATGGCTGATGAGGAGACGGTCATAATCGGTGCAGGCCCGGCGGGGTTGGCATGCGCCGCGGCACTCCGGTCAAGAGGCTGCCGCTCCTTAATCCTTGAAGCGACGAACAGCCTCGGCGCATCGTGGCGACAGCACTATGATCGTCTTCATCTCCATACTGATAAAAGTTACTCAGCGCTTCCGGGGAGACCGATGCCCGCCGGTTTTCCAAGATATCCGTCGCGACTGCAGGTCATCGAGTATCTCGAAAGCTATGCGCGGGCAAACAACCTTCGAATTCTCACCGACAAGGCCGTCGCTCGTGTAGCCAAAAAGACTGACTGGATTGTCGAGACCACAGAGGGCGATGTGTTCGAGGCGCGAGCTGTCGTAATCGCGACCGGTCTATCGAAGGCTCCTGTCAGACCACACTGGACCGGTCAGAACAATTTTCCAGGAAACATTATCCACTCTTCCGAATACCGGAACGCGTCTGCCCTCGGCGCAGGTCGAATCCTGATAGTTGGCTTCGGAAACTCGGCGGGAGAGATTGCGCTGGAATGCGCCGAAGCGGGTCTTGATGTTGCCATGTCGGTCCGCGGCCCGGTCAATGTCGTTCCAAGGGAGATATTAGGCGTGCCAAGCGCGACGATCGCCATCCTTCAACAACGCTTTCCGTACAGAATGGTTGATGCAGTTAACGCGCCTTTTCTACATCTACGCTACCACGATATCGAGAAACTGGGTCTCAAGCGCTCCCAGAAAGGCCCTGTGACCACGATGATAGAGCAAGGCCGGACTCCCTTGATCGATATTGGTACCATTGCGAAGATCAGAGATGGTCGGATCAAGATGTTCCCCGGCATCGAAATGTCAGACGGTGCCAACGTGCTCTTCGCCAATGATCGATCGGCGGAATTCGATGCGATTGTGCTGGCGACAGGTTATAGGCCGTCTTTGGAGACACTTCTGCCGGATTTGGCAGACCGGCTTTCGAATGGCGGGAAGCCGGCCAGGGACGAGCTTCAACCGGGAAAGGACAATTTGTACTTCTGCGGCTTCAATCCTGCCACCACGGGCCTTCTTCGCCAGATTGGGATCGAGGCATTGCAGATCGCAAAGTCGATCGCAGCGACGGCCCGCGCGCAAATCGTTTCGTCTGGACGGAGCTGA
- a CDS encoding NmrA/HSCARG family protein: protein MTILVTGATGRVGHHVVDQLVKRGAKVRVLTRDPSKANAPAGVEVAQGDLLDIDALRRAFHGVSTLFLLNAVTGDEFTQAIITLNIAREVGVERVVYLSVFEADRAVNVPHFAVKFGAERMLVQMGFSATILRPTYFIDNELMIKDVILNHGVYPMPIGSKGIAMVDARDIAEVAAIELIRRDQAPSKLPIETINLVGPDTLTGPDVAKIWSDLLGRPVVYGGDDPSGFEQNMAGFMPKWMAYEMRLMAEHYVSDGMIPESGDVERLTTILDRPLHSYRDFAVAIATGA from the coding sequence ATGACCATCCTCGTTACTGGCGCCACCGGCCGTGTCGGCCACCACGTCGTCGATCAACTCGTCAAGCGCGGCGCAAAGGTCCGCGTGCTGACTCGCGATCCCTCGAAGGCCAATGCGCCAGCCGGTGTCGAAGTCGCTCAAGGCGACCTGCTCGACATCGATGCGCTGCGCCGCGCCTTCCATGGCGTAAGCACGCTCTTCCTGCTAAACGCAGTTACCGGCGATGAATTCACCCAGGCCATCATCACGCTCAACATCGCCCGCGAGGTGGGCGTGGAACGGGTCGTCTATCTGTCGGTGTTCGAAGCCGATCGGGCAGTGAACGTGCCGCATTTCGCTGTCAAGTTCGGCGCCGAGCGCATGCTCGTGCAGATGGGCTTCAGCGCTACCATCCTGCGCCCAACCTATTTCATCGACAATGAGCTGATGATCAAGGATGTGATTCTCAATCACGGCGTCTATCCGATGCCGATCGGCAGCAAGGGTATTGCCATGGTAGACGCCCGCGATATCGCCGAGGTTGCCGCGATCGAGCTGATCCGTCGCGATCAGGCTCCAAGCAAGCTGCCGATCGAGACGATCAATTTGGTCGGCCCCGACACGCTGACCGGCCCGGACGTTGCGAAGATCTGGTCGGATCTGCTCGGTCGCCCGGTTGTCTACGGCGGCGACGATCCCAGCGGTTTCGAGCAAAACATGGCGGGCTTCATGCCCAAGTGGATGGCCTATGAGATGCGCCTGATGGCGGAACACTACGTCAGCGATGGCATGATCCCCGAGAGCGGCGACGTCGAGCGGCTGACGACGATTTTGGATCGCCCGCTGCACAGCTATCGCGACTTCGCGGTCGCGATAGCGACCGGGGCCTGA
- a CDS encoding LysR substrate-binding domain-containing protein: protein MDLLALADFNLVARHGGFGKAARAAGRPKATLSRRVAELEASLELRLFERGARALKLTEEGRTLFARTGALLTELEETTRAIASGGHSPRGRLRISAPLLFSQTALGRLAAGFVLKYPEVQLEITTEDRAVDMIEEAYDLVIRVNPEPDESLVGRVFLRDRLVVVASPDLQRPSDGEPVPAVVRGTINQIETWEVTTPLGKSRLAAKPVLSLSSFTMVRDAVRAGVGAAHLPLSLAIPDLAADMLVSWGEVEGFETALWALYPTRRLLSARVSTFLDYLKDVFPKGAPEELAAYVG, encoded by the coding sequence ATGGATCTGCTCGCTCTCGCCGATTTCAATCTGGTTGCCCGCCATGGCGGGTTCGGCAAGGCCGCTCGCGCTGCCGGCCGTCCGAAGGCAACCTTGTCGCGGCGGGTGGCCGAGCTGGAGGCAAGCCTCGAGCTGCGCCTGTTCGAGCGTGGTGCACGGGCGCTGAAGCTCACGGAGGAGGGGCGGACCCTCTTTGCGCGAACGGGGGCGCTGTTGACCGAGCTTGAGGAAACGACAAGGGCGATCGCATCGGGCGGACATAGCCCCCGCGGTCGATTGCGGATCAGCGCACCGCTGCTGTTTTCGCAGACGGCGTTGGGAAGGCTAGCGGCTGGATTCGTGCTGAAATACCCCGAAGTTCAGCTCGAGATTACGACGGAAGACCGGGCTGTCGACATGATTGAAGAAGCCTACGATCTGGTCATTCGCGTCAATCCGGAGCCGGATGAAAGTCTTGTCGGCCGCGTTTTCCTACGCGATCGGCTGGTCGTCGTGGCAAGTCCCGACCTGCAGCGCCCCTCAGACGGCGAACCGGTACCAGCTGTGGTGCGTGGCACAATCAACCAGATTGAAACGTGGGAGGTAACGACGCCTTTGGGCAAGTCGCGTCTCGCGGCAAAGCCGGTTTTGAGCCTCTCCTCATTCACCATGGTTCGCGATGCCGTTCGCGCCGGGGTCGGCGCGGCACATTTGCCCCTATCACTCGCCATCCCCGATCTGGCCGCTGACATGCTTGTCAGCTGGGGCGAGGTGGAGGGATTTGAGACCGCGCTTTGGGCACTTTATCCGACACGGAGGCTCCTTAGCGCCCGAGTGTCGACGTTCCTGGACTATCTGAAGGACGTATTTCCGAAAGGGGCGCCTGAGGAACTTGCCGCCTATGTGGGATGA
- a CDS encoding helix-turn-helix transcriptional regulator yields the protein MGYLERGNKNPTVTTLEKIAEALSCDISEFFVPVADHLVSVKPLKSGRKPVCG from the coding sequence GTGGGCTATCTTGAGCGCGGCAATAAGAACCCGACGGTCACGACCCTTGAGAAGATCGCTGAAGCGCTGTCTTGCGATATCTCGGAGTTCTTCGTTCCGGTGGCCGACCATCTCGTCTCAGTTAAGCCGCTGAAGAGCGGGCGGAAGCCTGTGTGCGGCTAA
- a CDS encoding RbsD/FucU domain-containing protein — MLKGVPPFITADILWIMASMGHGDELAIVDRNFSGFRVSAQTTSGKLVILEGIDAPTAVRGILQMMPLDTFVEAPLMHMEASDAPGELLEVHRDVIAECSQAEGRLIVSQPVERFAYYPIAMRAFAVIQTAESRPYGNFILKKGVI, encoded by the coding sequence ATGCTGAAGGGTGTTCCGCCGTTCATTACGGCCGACATATTATGGATCATGGCCTCCATGGGTCATGGCGACGAACTGGCGATCGTAGATCGAAATTTCTCGGGCTTTCGCGTGTCGGCTCAGACCACCAGCGGAAAGCTCGTCATCTTGGAAGGTATCGATGCGCCGACTGCGGTTCGCGGGATACTTCAGATGATGCCTTTGGATACGTTCGTTGAAGCGCCACTCATGCATATGGAGGCCAGCGATGCACCAGGTGAGTTGCTGGAAGTGCACAGAGACGTTATCGCCGAGTGCAGTCAGGCAGAAGGGCGTTTGATAGTGAGCCAGCCTGTCGAAAGGTTCGCCTATTATCCCATCGCGATGCGAGCGTTTGCAGTTATCCAGACGGCGGAATCGCGCCCCTATGGGAACTTCATCCTTAAGAAGGGCGTGATCTGA